GAGTGTGTGCCCATCCGCTCAAAGATAAGCAGATTGTTATCGATTTTGTAGATCAACAACCAGTCTGACTCAATATGACAGTCGCGCCGGCCGATATAGTTGCCAACGAGACGATGGTCGCGATGAATAAGGTCGAGAGGCTGGCCGGCAAGCAAAGTTCTGGAAATAATCTTGAATTTTTCCAGATTCTTGCCGCGCCGTTTGGCAAGTTTCAGATCCTTCTCAAATTGACGGGTGTAGACCGGGGTATACATCAAATTCCCAGCTTTTCAAACATATCGTCTGCATTTTTGCAGATGATCAAATCGCGACCGGTATCCGTGGCATCAAATGTTCGGTTGGTTGTTGATGTGGGAATGGCCAAGTTAAAAGGAAGACCATCGCGCAGTTCAACCTGCTTATAGAATATCGTTATAGCCTGGGTCGCATTCAGCCCAAGACGACGAAAGACGTTTTCGGCATGGTTCTTCAATCCGGGTTGAATCCTTGCCCGAACGGTTGCTGTTTTGTTCATAT
This portion of the Kiritimatiellia bacterium genome encodes:
- a CDS encoding type II toxin-antitoxin system YafQ family toxin, which codes for MYTPVYTRQFEKDLKLAKRRGKNLEKFKIISRTLLAGQPLDLIHRDHRLVGNYIGRRDCHIESDWLLIYKIDNNLLIFERMGTHSDLFKK
- a CDS encoding type II toxin-antitoxin system RelB/DinJ family antitoxin, with product MSEARCKRGVNLASGGAGIAAAFFEPNSHHMGKEALITLGCGQSPLWIKKILHVWPDRATVKEKKGKGDDMNKTATVRARIQPGLKNHAENVFRRLGLNATQAITIFYKQVELRDGLPFNLAIPTSTTNRTFDATDTGRDLIICKNADDMFEKLGI